In Epinephelus moara isolate mb chromosome 9, YSFRI_EMoa_1.0, whole genome shotgun sequence, a genomic segment contains:
- the zfyve16 gene encoding zinc finger FYVE domain-containing protein 16: protein MDSFFKAAVCDLDKLLDDFELNTEELDCKSVFLKPAVYPFSSLGLPSEASTVPPNLPDLNSLHYGCATNCPDRSSSQNRSADDREVKGQPLTGVDLLSSVDRRPPKSSAPPCPDRALKPVCDLVNDTSSAILVRANSHDAFSELDMVEKQMEEEETLLVDFDSPVVTVRGEQQGQPSQSADATEEQASAGKDGLLGSDSQEQSGGYSASLSLLDVILPAAVERSCESTDDSLAPRISESADKDERDCEEEACTNQVVVNSLDHCEPEPTLPVDSIKETTTTSVSKEEESQEISDKGEAESLDGPKSEASDSEAMGLSCLPIAVSMCGALVNTKTAEDESGQASEQCDEAADVSESTEADSLSALEAREDRLHLEEPVDSSVSEQAAEGRVSPEGQHLALEPAAVAPPAELASCEHSEPSPVDPPEFGFEYLPESDQAELLVTDEELDAFLQAHAEAEQGGVSYCGGGSGDFTQPESLSESNGDLEGRLVEEELRSCGRGRREDLEGLASPESDRTMCVTVEGSSNPGAPSQDSCRPPCQEEPEPSSEVNHSVTSNTFQSQHSSSPDQQPSYGGARPKQLHCQTARSPPAGEEGEEQAQTLSTAEDEESSPSSLTEEHSNIRDLSPMYATQEHQDYSVGFDELSEPPPYPGESPTDGARSVNWKREGVEELGSRQPAWVPDSEAPNCMNCYQRFTFTKRRHHCRACGKVYCAGCCNRKCKLKYLEKEARVCVVCFDTIHRAQALERMMSPSGPSPNPNVPSEYCSTIPPLQQARAAGTLNSPPPTVMVPVSVLKHPNNDSCPREQKRVWFADGILPNGEVADTTKLSVTSRRSSQEFSAVSPDQTPGSAGSEVGVGGSSAPEASGAVEVVRPPLSGPWDYALLSGIGTSVKRVPSLLPDNEDELPPLLIITGEDEAGDVLVEESPAPCQILHLLEEGGPRPLTFVLNANLLINVKLVTYSGRQCWCFGSNGLQALGQRELVFLLECLPEEKTLPKDLFTLYLNIYQEAQRGKFLEELDNVTFTNSFLGSKDHAGMLFFSPTCQPLDGLTLPPQPFLFGLLVQKLEVPWAKVFPLRLLLRLGAEYSVYPTTLTSVRFRDSVYRETGHTIMNLLADLRNYQYSLSVVEGLRIHMEMGHSYIDIPKISFNEMQKVVNASNEHVISIGARLSLEADSHLVCFQNEEGNYQTQANSKPGKTRTVTGASFVVFNGALKASSGYIAKSSIVEDGLMVQIPPETMESLRTALREQTDFHIPCGRNDGGELRENVTVRWVDWSSPVNTGKTSGVDGRPLDGVTSVRMQQDTEFESDGRTIRCTEVFYQLKTPDCSLASVLSSCSVFQKEMALAACSALSPHLAVLTSSGINLLSLRISTQADMVEYQAGSGGRLLPQRYMNELDSALIPVIHGGSASVPQTAMDMEFIFYITHTI from the exons ATGGACAGCTTCTTCAAGGCAGCTGTTTGTGATCTGGACAAACTGCTTGATGACTTTGAGCTCAATACTG agGAACTCGACTGTAAATCTGTTTTCCTGAAGCCCGCTGTGTACCCCTTCTCCTCACTGGGTTTACCCTCTGAGGCGTCCACCGTCCCACCAAACCTCCCCGACCTTAACTCTCTTCATTATGGTTGTGCCACCAACTGTCCTGACCGTTCCAGCAGTCAGAACCGCAGCGCTGATGAcagggaggtcaaaggtcagcctcTTACCGGGGTGGACCTTCTCTCCTCTGTGGATCGCAGGCCACCTAAAAGCTCAGCCCCTCCCTGCCCCGACAGAGCTCTGAAGCCGGTGTGTGACCTCGTGAACGACACCAGCTCAGCCATCCTGGTCAGGGCCAACAGCCACGATGCTTTCAGCGAGCTAGACATGGTGGAGAAGcaaatggaggaggaggagacgctGCTCGTGGACTTTGACAGCCCTGTGGTCACTGTGCGAGGAGAGCAGCAAGGACAGCCGAGCCAAAGCGCAGACGCAACGGAAGAGCAGGCGTCTGCAGGGAAAGACGGGCTTCTGGGTTCGGATTCCCAGGAGCAGAGCGGTGGATACTCTGCCTCGCTCAGTCTGCTGGATGTTATTCTTCCTGCTGCAGTGGAGAGGAGCTGTGAGTCCACAGATGATTCACTGGCACCAAGGATCTCTGAGTCAGCTGACAAAGACGAGAGGGACTGTGAGGAGGAGGCTTGCACAAACCAGGTAGTGGTTAACTCTTTAGACCACTGTGAACCGGAGCCCACTCTGCCTGTTGATAGCATTAAAGAGACAACAACAACCTCAGTGAGTAAAGAAGAGGAGTCACAAGAAATTTCGGATAAAGGCGAAGCTGAGTCTCTTGACGGTCCAAAGTCAGAAGCTTCAGACAGCGAAGCGATGGGCCTATCCTGCCTGCCTATAGCTGTGTCCATGTGTGGAGCTCTGGTGAACACAAAGACAGCAGAGGACGAGTCGGGACAAGCTTCAGAGCAGTGCGATGAGGCTGCAGACGTCTCTGAGAGCACTGAGGCAGACTCCCTGTCAGCCCTGGAAGCAAGGGAGGACAGATTGCATTTAGAGGAACCCGTTGACTCGTCAGTGTCCGAGCAGGCTGCAGAGGGCAGGGTGTCACCAGAGGGGCAGCATCTTGCCCTCGAACCTGCTGCTGTTGCCCCTCCTGCAGAACTCGCCTCCTGCGAACACTCAGAACCCAGCCCCGTTGATCCTCCAGAGTTTGGCTTTGAATACCTTCCTGAGAGCGACCAGGCCGAGCTCCTGGTTACAGACGAGGAGCTGGATGCATTCCTGCAGGCACACGCAGAAGCAGAGCAGGGTGGTGTCTCTTACTGCGGTGGCGGCTCGGGAGATTTTACTCAACCTGAGAGTCTCTCAGAGTCAAACGGAGATCTGGAGGGCAGGCTGGTGGAAGAGGAGCTGAGGAGCTGTGGTCGAGGTAGACGGGAGGATCTGGAGGGTCTGGCTTCTCCAGAGAGTGACAGAACAATGTGTGTGACTGTAGAGGGAAGTTCAAACCCTGGTGCTCCATCACAAGACTCCTGCAGACCTCCTTGCCAAGAAGAGCCAGAACCCTCCTCTGAGGTAAACCATTCTGTaaccagcaacactttccagtcCCAGCACAGCAGTAGCCCTGATCAGCAGCCCTCCTATGGAGGTGCAAGACCTAAACAGCTACACTGCCAAACTGCACGATCTCCACcagcaggagaggaaggagaggagcaggCGCAGACGCTCAGCACTGCTGAGGATGAAGAGAGTTCACCCTCAAGTCTTACAGAGGAACATTCCAACATTAGGGATTTGAGCCCTATGTACGCCACTCAGGAGCATCAGGACTACAGTGTGGGATTTGATGAACTCTCAGAGCCCCCACCTTACCCCGGGGAGTCACCCACAGATGGAGCCAGGTCGGTGAACTGGAAGAGAGAAGGAGTAGAGGAGCTGGGGAGCAGACAGCCTGCCTGGGTGCCTGACTCTGAAGCTCCCAACTGTATGAACTGCTACCAGAGGTTCACCTTCACCAAGAGACGGCACCACTGTCGAGCCTGCGGGAAG GTTTACTGTGCCGGTTGCTGCAACAGGAAGTGTAAGCTGAAGTACCTGGAGAAGGAGGCTCGTGTGTGTGTCGTCTGCTTTGATACCATACACAGAG CCCAGGCCCTGGAGCGGATGATGAGTCCTTCGGGTCCCAGTCCCAACCCCAACGTCCCGTCTGAGTACTGCAGCACCATCCCCCCTCTGCAGCAGGCTCGAGCCGCCGGCACCCTTAACTCTCCTCCGCCGACCGTCATGGTGCCTGTGTCCGTTCTCAAACACCCAAACAACGACA GTTGTCCTCGTGAACAGAAGCGCGTGTGGTTCGCTGATGGCATCCTGCCCAACGGAGAGGTGGCAGACACAACCAAGCTGTCGGTGACGAGCCGGCGGAGCTCCCAGGAGTTCAGCGCCGTCTCTCCGGACCAAACA CCTGGCTCTGCAGGGTCAGAGGTTGGAGTCGGTGGCTCCTCCGCTCCTGAAGCTTCAGGGGCTGTGGAGGTGGTTCGACCTCCGCTGTCTGGACCCTGGGACTACGCCCTGCTCTCTGGGATCGGTACTTCAGTGAAGAGGGTTCCCAGTCTGCTGCCAGACAACGAGGATGAGCTCCCACCACTGCTCATCATCACTGGAGAGGATGAAGCTggag ATGTGTTGGTTGAGGAAAGTCCCGCCCCGTGTCAGATCCTGCACTTATTAGAGGAGGGAGGACCCCGACCACTGACATTTGTTCTCAACGCCAACCTGCTGATCAACGTCAAACTGGTCACAT ACTCTGGTCGGCAGTGTTGGTGTTTCGGCTCTAACGGGCTGCAGGCTCTGGGCCAGAGAGAGCTGGTGTTCTTGTTGGAGTGTTTGCCAGAAGAAAAAACTCTCCCCAAAGACCTCTTCACGCTCTATCTCAACATTTACCAAGAAGCCCAGAGAG GGAagttcctggaggagctggataACGTGACGTTCACCAACAGTTTTCTGGGCAGTAAGGACCACGCTGGGAtgctcttcttctctcccaCCTGTCAGCCTCTAGATGGCCTCACTCTCCCCCCTCAGCCTTTCCTGTTCGGCCTGCTCGTCCAGAAGCTGGAGGTGCCCTGGGCCAAAGTCTTTCCTCTCAGGCTGCTTCTGCGGCTTGGAGCCGAGTACAGCG tGTATCCCACAACGTTGACAAGTGTCCGTTTTCGGGACTCTGTGTATCGAGAGACGGGACACACCATCATGAATTTACTGGCT GACCTGAGGAACTACCAGTACAGCCTGTCAGTGGTGGAGGGCCTGAGGATCCACATGGAGATGGGCCACAGCTACATCGACATCCCCAAAATTAGCTTCAACGAG ATGCAGAAGGTGGTGAATGCGTCCAACGAGCACGTCATCAGCATCGGGGCGAGGTTAAGCTTGGAGGCCGACTCTCACCTGGTGTGTTTCCAGAACGAGGAGGGAAACTATCAGACGCAGGCCAACAGCAAGCCTGGGAAGACCCGCACAG TGACTGGGGCCAGTTTTGTGGTGTTTAACGGAGCCCTGAAAGCCTCCTCAGGCTACATCGCCAAGTCCAGCATCGTTGAAG atggGTTGATGGTGCAAATCCCTCCAGAGACCATGGAGTCTCTGCGCACCGCCCTGAGGGAGCAGACGGACTTCCACATACCCTGTGGCAGGAACGATGGAGGGGAGCTCCGAGAAAACGTCACTGTCCGCTGGGTCGACTGGAGTTCACCTGTCAACACGGG CAAAACGAGCGGGGTCGACGGCCGACCTCTGGATGGAGTCACCAGTGTGAGGATGCAGCAGGACACGGAGTTTGAGTCAGATGGGCGCACCATCAGATGCACCGAG GTGTTCTACCAGCTCAAGACTCCAGACTGCAGCCTGGCGTCGGTGCTGTCGTCCTGCAGCGTGTTTCAGAAGGAGATGGCTCTGGCCGCCTGCAGCGCTCTGTCTCCTCACCTCGCTGTCCTCACCTCCAGTGGCATCAACTTGCTGTCTCTTCGCATCTCCACACAGGCGGACATG GTGGAGTACCAGGCGGGCTCCGGGGGCAGGCTCCTCCCTCAGCGCTACATGAACGAGCTGGACAGCGCTCTGATCCCCGTCATCCACGGAGGTAGCGCCAGTGTACCACAGACTGCCATGGACATGGAGTTCATCTTCTACATCACACACAccatctaa